A segment of the Sulfitobacter sp. D7 genome:
CTGACGTTCTCGCGGCCCAGCACGATATTCTCGCGCAGGGTCTCATCAAACAGCAGCGCCTCTTGCGTCACGACAGAAAACAGGCCCCGCAGGTCTGGGATGGTCATCGACGTGGTGTCGACCCCGCCGATTTGAACCGTGCCGCTTTGTGGATCCACCAGCCGCGTGAGCAGGTTGAAAATGGTCGACTTCCCCGCGCCGGAGGCGCCAACAAGGGCGGTCGTCTGGCCCGCTTGCGCGGTCAGGTTCAACGCATTCAGCACCTTCGTATCGCCGTAGGAGAGCGAAACATCCGCCAAGGTAACGTCAGGCGGGCCATCGGGCGCGGCCACGGGCTTGGCCGGGCTGCGCAGGTGCAGGGGCGCGTCGAGCAGCTCCTTGATCCGCTCCAGCGCGGCGGCGGCCATCTGCCACAGGCCGCTGATCGCACCGAGGCGCCGCAGGGGGGAGAACATGAACCCGAGCGAGGTAAAGAAGGTCATGAACTCGCCAATGGTCTTGTTGCCCGCGATAATCTCGGACCCGCCGTAGACGATCACGGCCATGAAACCGATGCCGGACATAATATCGATCATCGCCGGGATCGCGGAATTGCCAAAGGCGGCGCGAACTTCGGTGCGAATAAAGGTGCGCGTCAACTCGCGGTATTGTCGGGCCTGATAGTCTTCCAGCGCGTTCAGTTTGATCTGCACGATGCCGTGAAAGACCTCGTCCAGACGTGTCGAGAGGCTGGCGCCGATGTCGCGCGCCTCGCGCGAGCGGGCGCGGACGAAACGCTGGGCGATGGCGGCAGGCAGCACCATCAGCGGCACGCCGACCATCGCCAAAAGCGCCCAGATCGGATCAATCGCGATGGCGACGCCCATCAGGATCACCAGCCCCACCAGATCGCGCCCCGCGCCGGTGATCACCGCGCGCCAGACATCGCTGACCGCGTTCACATCCGATTGCACGCGCTGCACAAGAAAACCGGGCGGGTGGTTTTGGTGAAAGGCACCATCCTGCTGCATCATCCGGTCCAACAGGTCGATGCGCAGGTCCGCCGCCGTGCGTTGCGCCACGCGGGTCAGCAGCACCTTTTGCACCACCGTGGCCAGCGCGCGCAGCGCAAAGATCGCCACCAGCACCAGCCCCACCCAAACCAGCGCACCTTGGTCGCCGCCGACAAAGACGCGGTCGAACATCGGCTCCATCAGCTTGGCCAGCACGCCCAAGGTCGAGCCTTCGATGATCATGAAGATCACCGCGATGGCCATCAGGCCGGTGTGTTTCTTTAGATAGTCATGCCAAAGCCAACGCATCAACTGCGCGGAGGTGTAACTGTCATCATTCATGCCGGTGCCTGATCCTTTTGGGCAGTCGGATCCCGTGTACGAAAGCCGCGCAGGCAGGGCAAGCCGTCGCAGGGCGCGCATGGGACGCGCATCCGGGCCGGAGCGGGCCGGGGTAGGGGCGTCCGGGGCGCGGCTTACCTTACGTCCGATCGCGTGTTGACCCCGGCCCGGCGGGCAGTAAGCTGCGCCCGACCGCAGCCCGGTCACGCATTTTCAAAACGGCAGCCAATATCATGACAAAGCAGAATAAACTCGTCCAAGGTCGTTCGTACCTTGCCATTCCCGGCCCCTCGGTCATGCCCGACGCGGTGCTGAGCGCGATGCACCGCGCCGCGCCCAATATCTATGAGGGTGAGTTGGTTGAGATGATGCCGGCACTGGCGGCCGATTTGAAGCGTGTGGCGCGTACAGATCGTCATGTGGCGATGTATATCAGCAACGGCCACGGCGCCTGGGAGGCCGCGCTGAGCAATGTCATAGCACCGGGCGACCGCGTGCTGGTCTTGGCGACGGGGCGTTTCGGCCATGGTTGGGCCGAGATGGCAACGGGGCTGGGGGCGGAGGTGGATATCCTCGACTTTGGCCGCAATGCGCCGGTTGATCTGGCGCAGGTGGCCGAGCGTTTGAAGGCCGACACGGGCCACCAGATCAAGGCGCTGATGGCGGTGCATGTCGACACCTCAAGCTCGGTGCGCAACGATGTCCCCGGCCTGCGCCGCCTGTTGGATGAGGCAGGCCACCCCGCGCTTTTGATGGCCGATTGCATCGCCTCGCTTGGGTGCGAGCGGTTCGAGATGGACGCTTGGGGCGTCGATGTCATGGTCACCGCTTCGCAAAAGGGGCTGATGGTGCCGCCGGGCATGGCCTTCGTGTTTTTCAACGACCGTGCCGAGGAAGCCCGCGCGCGTCTGCCGCGGGTGAGCCGCTACTGGGATTGGTCGCCGCGCGCCCATGCGCAGGAATTCTATCAATACCACGGCGGCACCGCGCCGACGCATCACCTTTATGGCCTTCGGGCCGCCCTTGATATGATCCATGAAGAGGGGATCGAGCAGGTCTGGCAGCGCCATGCCACCTTGGCCCGCGCGGTTTGGGCAGCGTGCGAGGCATGGTCGGCAGAGGGCAGCCTGCGGTTCAACATCGAAGACCGCGCCCTGCGCAGCCATGCCGTCACCGCTCTGCGGCTGCAAGCGCCCCATGCGACAGAGTTGCGCGATTGGGTACAGAGCAATCTGGGCCTGACACTGGGCGTGGGTCTGGGCATGGCCCTGCCGGGGGAGCCTGCGTGGCATGGTTTTTTCCGCCTTGGCCACATGGGCCATGTGAACGGCCATATGGTCATGGGGCTGCTCGGCGGGATCGAAGCTGGGCTTTCGGCGCTGAAGATCGAACACGGGCCCGGCGCACTGCAAGCGGCGGCGGAGGTGATCGGCGGGGCTTAAGCCCCGCGCGCTTCGGTCAGAGCGTCGGGTAAGGCGGCGGCGAAGTAATCCAATTCCTCTGTCGTACTGCAACTGATGCGGATGCAACGGTTTTGCGGCGCGGCGAAGGGCATGCGCACAAAGACGCCCCGCGCCACTAGGGCATCCAGCACCGCCTTGGCGAAGGCGCCATCGCCGCCACAGTCGATCGCGACGAAATTGGCTGCGGAGGGCAGGGTGCTCAGCCCGTTCTTTTCAGCGATTTGAGCGATCCTGTCGCGGGCCTCGGCGATCTGGATCTGAACTTTCTTGAGGTAGTCTTGATCCTGTACCGCCGCCAAGGCACCTGCCTGTGCTGCGCGGTTGAGACCAAAGTGATTGCGAACCTTGTGAAAGGCCGTGATCAAGTCGGGCGCTGCAATCGCATAGCCGATCCGCGCTCCGGCGAGCCCATAGGCTTTGGAGAAGGTGCGCATCCGGATCACCCGCGGGTCATCGGCGGAAAGCTGGGGTGCTGTGCCCTCGGGGGCGCATTCGATATAGGCCTCATCCAGCAAAAGCAGGCTGCCTTGGGGCAGATCGTCAAGCGCGCGCGCCAGTGCCGTGCCCTCATGCCAAGTGCCCATCGGATTGTCGGGGTTGGCGAGGTAGACGAGCTTGGCGTCAACCTCTGCCGCTTTGGCGAAAAGCGCTGCCGGGTCTTCGTGATCGTCGCGGTAGGACACTTTGTGCAGCACGCCGCCAAAGCCCGCGACATGGTAGTTGAAGGTTGGGTACGCGCCTTCCGAGGTTACCACCGCATCGCCTTCGTCCACCAGCAGACGGACGAGATAGCCCAGCAGTCCGTCGATGCCTTCGCCGACGATGATATTGTCGGGCGTCACGCCATGCAATTCGGCCAATGCCGCGCGCAGCTCCACGCTTTCTGAATCGCCATATTTCCACATCTCCGTTTCAGCCATTGCCGCGATGGCGCGAGGCGAAGGGCCAAAGACGTTTTCATTGGCGCCAAGCCGCGCTTTGAAGGGGCGGCCAAGCGTGCGCTCCTGCGCTTCGGGGCCCACAAAGGGGACGTTGGCGGGCAGGCTTTGGGCGAGTGGGGTGAGGCGTGCATATGTCATGCGCCAAGGTGTAGGGTTGCGCCGTTGAGAGGGCAAGGGTCGCAGCACCTGCCGCCACGTTTTGCTGGTGCCGCGCGTTGATCTGCGCTGAACTGCGCCAAACATTCAGGAGAACAGCCATGCCCCGCGTCACCACCCGGATCGAAGACCATATCGCCCATGTGACCCTCACCCGCGCCGACAAGATGAACGCCGTGGATGATGAGATGATCGAAGCGATCATCGCGGCAGGGCAGGAGGTTGCGGCCTCGGATGCCCGCGTGGTGGTGTTGTCGGGCGAGGGCAAAGGTTTTTGCGCGGGCATCGATATCGGCGGGCTTTCGGGGATGCTGGGGCAGGATGTTGAGGCGCTGATCATGCCGCGCACCCATGGCGAGGGCACAACGAACAAATGGCAGGAGGTGTCGATGGTCTGGCACCGTTTGGAAATCCCGGTGATCGCGGCGCTGCATGGCGTGGTCTATGGCGCTGGGATGCAATTGGCGCTTGGCGCGGATATCCGCATCGCCGCGCCGGATACCAAGCTGGCGGTGATGGAGATGAAATGGGGCATTGTGCCGGATATGGGCGGCATGGTGTTGCTGCCGCGTTTGGTGCGCTCGGATGTGCTGCGGCGGTTGACCTATACGGCGGCACCCGTGGGGGCCGCGCAGGCCGAGCGCTGGGGGCTGGTGACCGAGGTCGCCGATGACCCGCAGGCGGCGGCTTTGAAACTGGCGCAGGTGATTGCGGGGAAGGGGCCGACTGCCGTGCGGGCGGCCAAGCGGTTGATTGGATATGCGGAATCCGGGGCGTCGGATGTGGATGTACTGGAGGCCGAGTCGCGCGAGCAGGCGGCGCTCTTGGGCAGGCCAGAGCAGATGGAGGTGATCGCGGCGGAGTTCGGCAAGCGGCCTGCGGTGTTTAAGTAGGCTGGTGGCGTTCTCCGGAACAGCCCGGAATCAAGGCCGTAAGGCCGCCGGGCAGAGCCAGACCGCCCGGACGGGCTGGCGCTTTTGCAATCGAAGTGCTGTCCTGAAATAAATGTGTATGCGCAACAGGGATAAACTGCCCAACTGCCCCGTATGCAGCGCCACCCCGCGGTCTGGCGCTGCCCGGCTCGCGTGGCGTTTTTGGCGTGGCAGCTAAACCGCCACGCCCTCAATCTCAGCCCAGTTCGGCCAGACGGTCCAGTGCGGCCTGCAACTGGTCCGCCTCTTCCTGACGCGCGGCCAGATTGGCCTGCGCTTCGGCCACGACTTCCTCGGGCGCGGAGGCCGCGAATTTGGGGTTGTTCAAACGCCCCTTCAGCCCACCGATCTCCTTGCCCAGCTTGTCGAGCGACTTTTGCAACCGTGCCTTCTCGGCGTCGATGTCGATCAACCCGGCCAAGGGCAGGCCGAAGCTGGCCCCCGGTGCCGCAATCGACACGGTGCCTTTGGGGAAGCTCTCGGCACGCTCAAGGCTCTCGACCCGCGCGAGGCGTTTGATCATCACCTCGTTGCGATCCCATGCGCCCTGTGCAGCCTCGTCCATCTCTGTCACCAGCATCGGCACCTTCAGCCCGGCGGGCACATGCATCTGCTGACGCGCAGAGCGGATGCTTTCGATCAGGCCGATCACCCAGTTCAGTTCCCGGTCAGCCTCTGCGTCCAGCAGATCGGCGGTGGTGTAGGTCGGCCAATCGGTCAGGGCGAGCAATTGGTCGCGCTTGGTGGTGGTCTGCCACAGCTCTTCGGTGATGAAGGGCATGATCGGGTGCAGCAGCACCAGACATTGCTCCAGCACCCATGCCATCGTCGCGCGGGTCTCTTCGGCCTCGGGCGCGTCGTCTTGCAAAAGCGGTTTGGAGAGTTCCACATACCAGTCGCAGACCTTGCCCCAGACAAAGGCATAGAGCGCATTGGCCGCGTCGTTAAAGCGGAAGTTGCCAAGCGCAGCGTCGACCTCTTCGCGGATGCGCGCGGTCTCGCCCACGATCCATTTGTTCAGCGTGGCCTGCGGCTGCGGCATCGCGGCGGGCATGCTGTCGAAGACGTTGTTCATCTCCGCAAAGCGGTGCGCGTTCCAGAGCTTGGTGCCGAAATTGCGATAGCCCGCGATGCGTTGCGTGCTGAGTTTCAGGTCACGCCCCATGGCGGCCATCGAGGTCAACGTAAAGCGCACCGCATCCGCGCCAAAATCGTCGATCAACTCCAGCGGGTCGAGCACGTTGCCCAAGGATTTCGACATCTTTTTGCCCTTCTCATCGCGCACCAGCGCGTGGACATAGACGGTGTCGAAGGGCTTTTGATCGACCACGGCGTATTGCATCATCATCATCCGGGCGACCCAGAAAAAGATGATGTCGAAACCGGTGACCAGCACGGAGGTGGGGAAGTATTTCTCAAGCTCCGCGGTCTGCTCGGGCCAGCCCAGCGTGCCGATGGGCCAGAGGCCGGAGGAGAACCATGTGTCGAGTACGTCGGGGTCGCGGCGCAGGGTTTTGCCGGGGGCCATGGCCTGTGCTTCGGCCTCGGTCGGCGCGCAATACTCATTGCCCTCATCGTCGAACCACACCGGAATCTGATGCCCCCACCACAGCTGGCGCGAGATGCACCATGGCTCGATGTTCTCCAACCAGTGGAAATACACCTTGCGGTCCTGTTCGGGCAGGATCGTCACCTCGCCCGAGCGCACGGCGTCGATGGCGGGCTGCACGATCTTATCGGTGGCGACGAACCACTGGTCGGTCAGCATCGGCTCAATCACCACTTTGGAGCGGTCGCCGAAGGGCTGCATGATCTTCTTGGCCTCGACCAGCGGCACGAGGTTCTCTTCCTCGGTGCGCATCTCGCCGCCTTCACCGGGCTCGACCGGGGCCTTCTTGGCGGCGCGGCCGAGGCGCGGGTCGGTCGCCTCGGTCATCACGGCAAGGCCCTCGGCGGTCACGTCCTCGACCACGCGCTTGCGGGCCTCGAAACGGTCGAGGCCGCGGTAGGCGTCGGGCACGAGGTTGATCTCAGTCGCGTCCTCGGGGGCGGGCTCGGAGCCGTCGGCAATGGCTTGGGCGCGGGCGGCGGCTTCGACATAGGGCAACCCGTCGGCGCGCATCTGGCCTTGGGTGTCCATCAGCGCATAGAGCGGGATGCCGTTGCGCTTGGCGACGCCGTAGTCGTTGAAGTCATGCGCGCCGGTGATCTTCACAGCACCAGAGCCGAAGTTCTTGTCTGGGTATTCGTCGGTGATGATCGGGATCAGGCGGCGCTGCTCTTTCGGGCCCACGGGAATTTCGCAGAGTTTCCCCACGATTGAGGCGTAACGCTCATCTGATGGATGAACCGCCACCGCGCCGTCGCCCAGCATGGTTTCGGGCCGTGTGGTGGCGATGGAGATATAGTCGCGGGTCTCTTCGAAGAGCGTGTTCCCGTCTTCGTCTTTCTCGACGTAGGTATAGGTCTCGCCCCCGGCCAGCGGATACTTGAAGTGCCACATGTGGCCGTCGACTTCGGTGCTCTCGACCTCCAAATCCGAGATCGCCGTCTCGAAATGCGGGTCCCAGTTGACCAGCCGCTTGCCGCGGTAGATCAGCCCTTTGTTGTACATATCCACAAAGACCTTGATCACGGCGTCGTGGAAGTTGCCTTCCTCGCCCTCGGGGGCACCCGGCGCGCCGGACATGGTGAAAGCGTTGCGCGACCAGTCGCAAGAGGCGCCCAAACGGCGCAGCTGGTCGATGATCGTGCCGCCGGATTTCTGCTTCTGCTCCCAGACCTTGGCAGTAAACGCCTCGCGGCCCAACTCGCGGCGGCCGGGCTGTCCGGTGGCGGCCAATTCGCGTTCCACCACCATCTGCGTGGCGATGCCCGCGTGGTCTTGGCCCGGCTGCCAGAGCGTGTCAAACCCCTGCATCCGGTGCCAGCGCATCAAAATATCCTGCAGCGTGTTGTTAAACGCATGCCCCATGTGCAGCGAGCCGGTGACATTCGGCGGCGGGATCATCACCGAGAAATGCTCATCCCGTTGTGCGTTTGCGCCGGCCTTGAACGCGCCTTTGGTTTCCCAATCGGCGTAGATGCGGCTTTCGGCCTCAGCGGCGTTGAAGGTCTTTTCGAGTGCCATGGTCATGATCCCTTTTGTTGCGCCCCGTTTAGCGGTCTGGCGCGGCGAGGGAAAGACCTATGGCAAAGCGGATTTGGGGCGGGAAGCGGCCTAGCCGCGCCGGTCGATCTTGGTGCTAAGGTGAATGAGGCTCTCACTGCCCTTCACGCCGCGCGTCTCGCCAATACGGTCGAGGGTTTCGTCCAACTCTTGCGTGGTCTGCGCCGCGATCTGCACCAGCAGGTCGAAACGGCCCGACGTGGTGTGGACCACCTGCACGCCCGGCAGGCTGCGCAACCGGGCCAGCACGGCGGGGCCAGCGCGCAACTCAATATTAACCAGCGCCGTGGCATGAAGAGGCGCGCGGGCTGCCTCGCCCAAGCGCAGGGTATAGCCGACAATAGCACCGCTGCGTTCCAGCCGTTCCAGCCGCGCCTGAACGGTGGTGCGGGCAAGGCCCAGACTGCGCGCGAGATCGGCCACCGGCAATCGGGCGTTGCCCTGCAGTGCCGCGATCAAAGCGCGGTCGGTGTCGTCAAGTTGTACTGCCATCTCGTCAATCCGCCGAAAGTTCGCATCACTTTAGGCGGTTTGACACGATGAATCGACTGAAATCGCGGGTTTACTGGAGAAAAGCAAACAAGAGGCCCCCATGCAGCATATCGCCCCCCTTTCCGACAGCCCCGCCGCCTATTTGGCCAAACATAGCCCAGATGCG
Coding sequences within it:
- a CDS encoding Lrp/AsnC family transcriptional regulator, giving the protein MAVQLDDTDRALIAALQGNARLPVADLARSLGLARTTVQARLERLERSGAIVGYTLRLGEAARAPLHATALVNIELRAGPAVLARLRSLPGVQVVHTTSGRFDLLVQIAAQTTQELDETLDRIGETRGVKGSESLIHLSTKIDRRG
- a CDS encoding crotonase/enoyl-CoA hydratase family protein — translated: MPRVTTRIEDHIAHVTLTRADKMNAVDDEMIEAIIAAGQEVAASDARVVVLSGEGKGFCAGIDIGGLSGMLGQDVEALIMPRTHGEGTTNKWQEVSMVWHRLEIPVIAALHGVVYGAGMQLALGADIRIAAPDTKLAVMEMKWGIVPDMGGMVLLPRLVRSDVLRRLTYTAAPVGAAQAERWGLVTEVADDPQAAALKLAQVIAGKGPTAVRAAKRLIGYAESGASDVDVLEAESREQAALLGRPEQMEVIAAEFGKRPAVFK
- a CDS encoding pyridoxal-phosphate-dependent aminotransferase family protein: MTKQNKLVQGRSYLAIPGPSVMPDAVLSAMHRAAPNIYEGELVEMMPALAADLKRVARTDRHVAMYISNGHGAWEAALSNVIAPGDRVLVLATGRFGHGWAEMATGLGAEVDILDFGRNAPVDLAQVAERLKADTGHQIKALMAVHVDTSSSVRNDVPGLRRLLDEAGHPALLMADCIASLGCERFEMDAWGVDVMVTASQKGLMVPPGMAFVFFNDRAEEARARLPRVSRYWDWSPRAHAQEFYQYHGGTAPTHHLYGLRAALDMIHEEGIEQVWQRHATLARAVWAACEAWSAEGSLRFNIEDRALRSHAVTALRLQAPHATELRDWVQSNLGLTLGVGLGMALPGEPAWHGFFRLGHMGHVNGHMVMGLLGGIEAGLSALKIEHGPGALQAAAEVIGGA
- a CDS encoding valine--tRNA ligase, which encodes MALEKTFNAAEAESRIYADWETKGAFKAGANAQRDEHFSVMIPPPNVTGSLHMGHAFNNTLQDILMRWHRMQGFDTLWQPGQDHAGIATQMVVERELAATGQPGRRELGREAFTAKVWEQKQKSGGTIIDQLRRLGASCDWSRNAFTMSGAPGAPEGEEGNFHDAVIKVFVDMYNKGLIYRGKRLVNWDPHFETAISDLEVESTEVDGHMWHFKYPLAGGETYTYVEKDEDGNTLFEETRDYISIATTRPETMLGDGAVAVHPSDERYASIVGKLCEIPVGPKEQRRLIPIITDEYPDKNFGSGAVKITGAHDFNDYGVAKRNGIPLYALMDTQGQMRADGLPYVEAAARAQAIADGSEPAPEDATEINLVPDAYRGLDRFEARKRVVEDVTAEGLAVMTEATDPRLGRAAKKAPVEPGEGGEMRTEEENLVPLVEAKKIMQPFGDRSKVVIEPMLTDQWFVATDKIVQPAIDAVRSGEVTILPEQDRKVYFHWLENIEPWCISRQLWWGHQIPVWFDDEGNEYCAPTEAEAQAMAPGKTLRRDPDVLDTWFSSGLWPIGTLGWPEQTAELEKYFPTSVLVTGFDIIFFWVARMMMMQYAVVDQKPFDTVYVHALVRDEKGKKMSKSLGNVLDPLELIDDFGADAVRFTLTSMAAMGRDLKLSTQRIAGYRNFGTKLWNAHRFAEMNNVFDSMPAAMPQPQATLNKWIVGETARIREEVDAALGNFRFNDAANALYAFVWGKVCDWYVELSKPLLQDDAPEAEETRATMAWVLEQCLVLLHPIMPFITEELWQTTTKRDQLLALTDWPTYTTADLLDAEADRELNWVIGLIESIRSARQQMHVPAGLKVPMLVTEMDEAAQGAWDRNEVMIKRLARVESLERAESFPKGTVSIAAPGASFGLPLAGLIDIDAEKARLQKSLDKLGKEIGGLKGRLNNPKFAASAPEEVVAEAQANLAARQEEADQLQAALDRLAELG
- a CDS encoding ABC transporter ATP-binding protein, encoding MNDDSYTSAQLMRWLWHDYLKKHTGLMAIAVIFMIIEGSTLGVLAKLMEPMFDRVFVGGDQGALVWVGLVLVAIFALRALATVVQKVLLTRVAQRTAADLRIDLLDRMMQQDGAFHQNHPPGFLVQRVQSDVNAVSDVWRAVITGAGRDLVGLVILMGVAIAIDPIWALLAMVGVPLMVLPAAIAQRFVRARSREARDIGASLSTRLDEVFHGIVQIKLNALEDYQARQYRELTRTFIRTEVRAAFGNSAIPAMIDIMSGIGFMAVIVYGGSEIIAGNKTIGEFMTFFTSLGFMFSPLRRLGAISGLWQMAAAALERIKELLDAPLHLRSPAKPVAAPDGPPDVTLADVSLSYGDTKVLNALNLTAQAGQTTALVGASGAGKSTIFNLLTRLVDPQSGTVQIGGVDTTSMTIPDLRGLFSVVTQEALLFDETLRENIVLGRENVSDEELDRVLKAAHVADFLPQLEQGLETRVGPRGSALSGGQRQRVVIARALLRDTPILLLDEATSALDAQSEQVVQDALDRLAKGRTTIVIAHRLSTIRSADKIVVMDRGQVTDEGTHDELMERGGIYADLYRLQFRDGKTVSDARGLSALSAKKRRERARQPNLFQRIGAVFFN
- a CDS encoding pyridoxal phosphate-dependent aminotransferase translates to MTYARLTPLAQSLPANVPFVGPEAQERTLGRPFKARLGANENVFGPSPRAIAAMAETEMWKYGDSESVELRAALAELHGVTPDNIIVGEGIDGLLGYLVRLLVDEGDAVVTSEGAYPTFNYHVAGFGGVLHKVSYRDDHEDPAALFAKAAEVDAKLVYLANPDNPMGTWHEGTALARALDDLPQGSLLLLDEAYIECAPEGTAPQLSADDPRVIRMRTFSKAYGLAGARIGYAIAAPDLITAFHKVRNHFGLNRAAQAGALAAVQDQDYLKKVQIQIAEARDRIAQIAEKNGLSTLPSAANFVAIDCGGDGAFAKAVLDALVARGVFVRMPFAAPQNRCIRISCSTTEELDYFAAALPDALTEARGA